In Amphiura filiformis chromosome 2, Afil_fr2py, whole genome shotgun sequence, one DNA window encodes the following:
- the LOC140144683 gene encoding adhesion G protein-coupled receptor E1-like → MSLFAGVPMLMTTITASIGREHLYDHNRCWLTGQFIWAFIAPVIAILTINLVILVIIVCKTLGVAEADKQDGIHSIRIGLRSTVLLLPMVGVTWLIGLLGNTNINVAYVFDLLSALQGIYLVFVTCYVNSEVRNALKSEWRRRTGRVDHINAMGTAMSRLNTNERSRNVVNDTERGLTNSVCKSRCWR, encoded by the exons ATGAGTTTGTTTGCAG GTGTGCCTATGTTAATGACCACCATTACAGCTTCAATTGGAAGAGAACATTTGTACGACCACAATAG ATGCTGGTTGACAGGACAGTTTATTTGGGCCTTCATCGCCCCTGTAATCGCCATTCTGACG atTAACTTAGTAATCCTAGTGATCATCGTGTGCAAAACCTTGGGAGTAGCTGAGGCTGATAAACAGGACGGAATTCATTCCATCAG AATTGGACTGCGAAGTACAGTCTTGTTACTTCCAATGGTTGGAGTAACTTGGCTGATTGGGCTCCTTGGCAACACCAACATAAACGTCGCGTACGTTTTTGATTTACTGAGTGCATTGCAG GGGATCTATCTAGTTTTCGTCACCTGCTATGTCAACTCAGAG GTTCGTAATGCATTGAAGAGCGAATGGAGAAGAAGAACTGGACGGGTCGACCATATAAAC GCTATGGGCACTGCAATGTCACGACTGAACACCAATGAAAGATCTAGAAACGTTGTTAATGACACTGAAAGAGGATTGACCAATTCGGTTTGCAAATCAAGGTGCTGGCGTTGA